CCTGCCGGAGCTGGTCCAGGACCGCGTCCCGGCGTTGCGCGGCCAGCGAGACCTCGGGCTCGGCGAGGGCGTTGTCCAGCTCCTCTGGCTCGACCTCCTCCACGTCGGCCAGCCGGGACAGCGCGGACTGCACCAGCGGGCGGCGGCGCATCAGGTAGCGGGTGGTGATCAGCTCCCGGTCCGGGTGCGCGCCCAGCCACCCCTCCCCCGCGCGCAGCAGCTTGTCCACCTCGTCCTCGGACACCCAGTAGTGCTTGTCGCCGTCGAGGACGGGCAGCAGCACGTAGAGGTGCTTCAGCGCATCGGACAGCCTGAGGGTGCCGGTGAGCGTGACGTCGGCGTACCGCGAGTCCTCACCGCTGCCGTCGCCGAGCGGGACGGGCGTGGTGGTCGTGGTCCAGCCCAGCGGCGTGAACAGCCGTTCGACCAGGCGGTGCGGCAGGACGGGCACGTGGACGGTGAGCGGGATCGGGGTGTCGGCGACCTCCTTGCGGCTCTCGCTGCGGCCGTTCATGGCGGTCCGGAAGACGGAGCCGAGCGCGACGGTCAGCAGCGAGCCCGCGACGTAGGGGCGGTCGTTGACGTACTGGGTGAGGGTGCTGCCCGGACCGCGCACCAGCGCGACCGGGTCGACCTCCAGCAGGAGGGCGACCGTGCACTCCTCCTCGTCCGCACGGGGGTAGAAGACGTGCGCGACGCCCGAGGAGGTGGTGAACGACTGCGCCCGCTCCGGGTGCTTGTGCAGGAGGTGACTGAGGTCGGTCGCCGGCCGGTGGGTCGTGGTCAGGGTGAGGAGCACGCGGTCCAGTGTGGACGACCGACACCCCCTCCCGCCGCCGAATTACCGGGCTTTCACTGTGAAAGCCCGGCGGGCCCGCAGGTGCTAGCTTCGGGGCACGCCGCCTTTTCCAGCGAAAGGCAGAAGTGTGAAACGTCTGGTTCCCCTGGTCGTCGTCGGACTGCTCGCGACGACCGTGACGCCCTCCGCGTCCGCCGACAGCCCGCGGGCCACCGGGGTCGCGGTGACGGTGGCCCGCTTCGCCACCCCGGACACCGCCACCCGGGCCTTCACCTACGACCCGGCGCTGATCGCGCCCGGCGCGGCGGTGGTGGTCGTGGCCACCCCGGTGCGGCGCTCCACGAAGACCCTGCTCACCGTGTACGGCCTGGTCCCCAACCGGACCTACGGCGCCCACGCGCACCAGCTGCCGTGCGGCGCGCTGCCGACCGACGCCGGCGCGCACCACCAGCACGTGGTGGACCCGGACCAGCCGTCGGTCGACCCGGCCTACGCCAACCCGGAGAACGAGATCTGGCTCGACTTCACCACCGACGACCGGGGCCGCGCCGTGGTCGGCGCGGTCGTGCCGTGGCGGTTCGCCGACCGCCGGGCGGGCTCGGTCGTGGTGCACGCCCAGCGCACGGCCACCGAGCCCGGCAAGGCGGGCACCGCGGGGCCGCGGGTCGGCTGCGCGACGGTGGCGTTCTGACCTGAGCACCGGTGGGGAGGCCGGCCCGGTGGGAGCCGGGGGTCGGCCTCCGCGCCGGGTCGAGGTTGCCAAACCGGCAACAGGGTTTGCCACTTCGTCCGGACCACGCGCATCGTTGGTCGCGGAGGTGGTCCTGATGACCCTGGAGCTGGACAAGAGCTACGACGTGGTGGTGGTCGGCGGCGGAGCCGCCGGGCTGAACGGCGCGCTGATGCTGGCGCGGTCACGGCGGTCGGTCCTGGTGGTCGACGCGGGCGCGCCGCGCAACGCGCCGGCCGAGGGCGTGCACGGGCTGCTGGCCCGGGACGGCGTGCCGCCGTCCGAGCTGCTGGAACGCGGTCGGGCCGAGGTCCGCGGCTACGGCGGCCGGGTGGTGACCGGCCGGGTCGACGCGGTGACCCGCGAGGGCGACGCGTTGACCCGCGAGGGCGACGCGTTCGCCGTGGCGCTGGCCGACGGCCGCTCGGTCCGCGCCCGCCGGCTGCTGGTGACGACCGGCCTGGTCGACGAGCTGCCGGACGTGGCCGGCCTGCGCGAGCGGTGGGGCCGCGACGTGGTCCACTGCCCGTACTGCCACGGCTGGGAGGTCCGCGACCAGGCCATCGGCGTGCTGGCCACCGGTCCGATGGCGGTGCACCAGGCGTTGCTGTTCCGGCAGCTGAGCGCCGACGTCACGTTCTTCGCGCACACCGCGCCGCCGACCGCCGAGCAGGCCGAGCAGCTGGCCGCGCGCGGCGTCGACGTGGTGACCGGCGAGGTCGCGGCCCTGGAGGTCGTCGGCGACCGGGTGGTCGGCGTGCGGCTGGCCGACGGCCGGGTCGTCGGGCGCGAGGTGGTCGCGGTGGCGACGCGGATGGTGGCGCGCGCCGGTTTCCTGGCGGAGCTGGGGCTCAAGCCGGTGGAGCACCCGTCCGGGATGGGCGAGCACGTCCCGGCCGACCCGACCGGCCGCACCGACGTGCCCGGGGTGTGGGTCGCGGGCAACGTCACCGACCTGTCCGCCCAGGTCGGGGCCTCCGCGGCGGCGGGCGCCGCCGCGGGCGCCCAGATCAACGCCGACCTGGTCGCGGAGGAGACCCGGCGGGCGGTGGACGCCCGCCGGGACCCGTTCTCCGCCGAGTCGGAGGCCAGGGTCGCCGAACTCGTGGCGGGTGACCGCCGCCACGGCCTGTGACCCCGGACGACCGCCGGGCCGGGGCTCACCCCCGGTTCGGGGTCACCGCCTGGTCGGTGGTCGCGGCCGACACGCGCCGGGAGATGACCATGCCGAACAGCGCGGCGGTGATGAACATGACGAACCCGTAGACCACCGACGGCATCGCCATCTCGGTGTTGTTGAGCAGCGTCGGGCTCATCCCGATGGCGATCGACAGGGTGGCGTTGTGCAGGCCGATCTCGAACGCCGAGGCGATCGACTCGCGCCTGCCGACCCGCAGCAGCCGCGGCCCGAAGTAGCCGACCGACATGCTGAACAGGTTGAACAGCACGACCACCAGGATGACCTCGCCGAGGATCGCGAACACCTCTTCACCGAGGCCGCTGATCACGCTGGTGATCATCAGGAGCAGCACCACGACCGACAGGATCTTCACCGGGCGCTCCATGCGCTGGGCGAAGTTGCTGAACCTGGCCCGCACCGCCATGCCGACCGCGATCGGGATCAGCACCATGGCGAACACCTGGACGACCTTGTCGAACTGCAGCCCGATCGAGCTGTCCGCGCCGAGGAAGCCCGCGACCGACAGGTTCACGATCACCGGCAGGGTGAACATCGCCAGCACCGAGTTGACCGCGGTCAGCGAGATGTTGAGCGCCAGGTCGCCCTTGAACAGGTGGCTGTACAGGCTGGCCGTGCTGCCGCCCGGGGAGGCGGCGAGCAGCATCATGCCGATCGCCAGCTCGGGCCGCAGCCCGAACACGACCACCAGGCCCAGGCAGATCGCCGGCAGCACCAGCATCTGCGCGACCAGGCAGACCACCATCGCCCGCGGGTACTTCACCACCCGGCGGAAGTCCTCCAGGGTCAGGGTGAGACCGAGCCCGAGCATGATGATGGCCACGGTGATGGGAAAAAGCAGGAGTACCGTGGAGTTGTTCATGACCCACCCAGCCTTCCGCTCGATGTGAGGTGCCTGATCCTCACACCGGGGGGTGGCTCGGTTCTTCTTCCGACGTGCTCAGTGCGCGCCCGCGCCGCTCACGTCGAGCGGCGCGGGCGCGTCACCGGTCAGTCGTTGCCGGCCTCCAGGGCCGCGTGGTCCAGCAGCTCGTCGTCGGGCACCTCGCCGCGGGACGCGATCGCCTCGGCGCCGCCCTCGGGCATCGTGCCGATCAGCTTGGTCGGGGTCACCGGCGTGGCGCCGATCAGCGTCGACTGCCTGCTGCCGACCATGCCGAGCCCGGCGTACTGCTCCAGCTTGGCGCGCGAGTCGGCGATGTCGAGGTTGCGCATGGTCAGCTGGCCGATGCGGTCGACCGGCCCGAACGCCGAGTCCTCGGTGCGCTCCATGGACAGCTTGTCCGGGTGGTAGCTGAACGCGGGCCCGGTGGTGTCCAGGATCGAGTAGTCGTCACCGCGCCGCAGGCGCAGCGTCACCTCGCCGGTGATCGCCATGCCCACCCAGCGCTGCAGCGACTCGCGCACCATCAGCGCCTGCGGGTCCAGCCAGCGGCCCTCGTACAGCAGCCGGCCCAGCTTGCGGCCCTCGTTGTGGTAGGACGCCAGGGTGTCCTCGTTGTGGATGGCGTTGACCAGCCGCTCGTAGGCCGCGTGCAGCAGCGCCATGCCCGGCGCCTCGTAGATGCCGCGGCTCTTGGCCTCGATGACCCGGTTCTCGATCTGGTCCGACATGCCCATGCCGTGCCGACCGCCGATGGCGTTGGCCTCCAGCACCAGGTCCACGGCGGAGGAGAACTCCTTGCCGTTGATCGTCACCGGCCGACCCTGGTCGAAGCCGATCGTGACGTCCTCGGTGGAGATCTCCACCGACGGGTCCCAGAACCGCACGCCCATGATCGGCTCGACGATCTCGATGCCCGCGCCGAGGTGTTCGAGCGCCTTGGCCTCGTGCGTCGCGCCCCAGATGTTGGCGTCGGTGGAGTACGCCTTCTCCGTGCTGGACCGGTACGGCAGGTCGCGCGCGAGCAGCCACTCCGACATCTCGGTGCGACCGCCGAGCTCGCCGACGAACTCCGCGTCCAACCACGGCTTGTAGATCCGCAGGGCCGGGTTGGCCAGCAGGCCGTAGCGGTAGAACCGCTCGATGTCGTTGCCCTTGTAGGTGGAGCCGTCGCCCCAGATCTGCACGTCGTCGTCCAGCATCGCGCGCACCAGCATGGTGCCCGTGACCGCGCGGCCGAGCGGCGTGGTGTTGAAGTAGGCCCGGCCGCCGGACCGGATGTGGAACGCGCCGCAGGCCAGCGCCGCCAGGCCCTCCTCCACAAGGGCCGCGCGGCAGTCGACCAGGCGGGCGATCTCCGCGCCGTAGACCGCGGCCCGACCGGGCACGGAGGCGATGTCGGGCTCGTCGTACTGACCGATGTCCGCGGTGTACGTGCAGGGCACGGCGCCCTTCTCACGCATCCAGGCCACCGCCACGGACGTATCGAGACCACCGGAGAAGGCGATGCCGACGTGTTCGCCGGCGGGGAGGTAAGTGAGCACCTTGGACACGACTAGAAGTATGCACGACGCTGCATGACCATTCATAACCGGGGGTCGAAGTCGCCCCGTCAGGGGTGGTGGCGACCCGCGCGCCCGGGTCGGCGGCCTTCGTTCGACCACCGACCCGGGCTGCCCGCCACTCGCGTCGCGGACCTGCTCAATCGCCCTTCACGTTGACGATCTGCCGCAGCGTGTGGCGCACCTCCACCAGGTCGCGCGCGTCCCGCATCACGACGTCGATGTCCTTGTACGCCGCCGGGATCTCGTCGATGAACGCGTCGGTGTCCCGGTACTCGATGCCGACCATGGCCTGGCGCAGGTCGTCCCGGTTGAACGCCTTGCGCGCGGCCGTGCGCGAGTACTCACGGCCGGCGCCGTGCGGCGACGAGTTCAGCGCGACCCGGTTGCCCTTCCCGACCACCACGTACGACGCCGTGCCCATCGAGCCGGGGATGAGGCCGGGCCGCCCCTCCTCGGCGTTGATGGCGCCCTTGCGGGACAGCCACACCTGCTTCCCGAAGTGCGTCTCCTGCTCCGTGTAATTGTGGTGACAGTTCACGACCTCCCGGCGCTCCACGTCGCGGCCCGTCCACTCGGCCACGCAGTCGACCACCCGGTCCATCATCTCCTCGCGGTTCAGCCAGGCGAACTCCTGGGCCCAGCGCATCTCGCGGATGTAGCGCCAGAACTCGTCCTCGCCCTCGACCAGGTAGGCCAGGTCGCGGTCGGGCAGGCTGATCCACCGGCGCTCGCACTGCTCGTGGGCGATCCGGATGTGCTTCTGGGCGATCTTGTTGCCCACCCCGCGCGACCCGGAGTGCAGGAACAGCCACACCTGCCCGGCCTCGTCCAGCGTGACCTCGATGAAGTGGTTGCCGCTGCCGAGGGTGCCGAGCTGCAGCTGCCAGTTCGCCGCGTAGTCCCGCGGCTCGAACCGGGCCTGCTCGGCCCGCGCGGCGAGCGCGTCGACCCGGTCGCGCGCCGTGCCGGTGAGCCGGGTGTTGTACTTCCCGGCCGACAGCGGCACGGCGTTCTCGATCGCCACGCGCAGGCCGGCGAGCGGGCGCGAGCGGAAGTCGTCGGCGGTGAACTGGGTGCGCACGGCGATCATGCCGCAGCCGATGTCCACTCCGACGGCGGCCGGGATGATCGCGCCCAGGGTGGGGATGACGCTGCCGACCGTGGCGCCCTTCCCGAGGTGCGCGTCGGGCATGAGCGCCAGGTGCGGGAAGATGAAGGGCAGGCGCGAGGTCTTCTCCGCCTGCTCGCGGGTGCCCGGGTCGAGGATGGACGCCCAGTTCACCAGTCGCTCGTTGATCTGCTCCACGCGCCAAAGCTAGGGGTCGGCGAGCCGCGCCGCGAGCGAGATTCGCTCGGTTTGTCGGTGGTCGCCGGTAACTTGTCAGCCGTGAACGCTCGGGAACGCATCCAGGAACTCGCCGACCAGGTCGTCGTGCTGCGTGACGCCTACTACCGCGGCTCGCCGCTGGTGGCCGACGCGGAGTACGACGCCATCGAGGACGAGCTGCGCGGCCTGGTCGAGGCCAACCCGGAGCTGACCCCCGACCCGAACCCGCTGGAGCAGGTGGGCGCGCCGGCCGTGCTGCACGCGCCGATCAGGCACTCGCGGCCGATGCTGTCGCTGGAGAAGGCGACCAGGCCGGAGCAGGTGGTGGCGTTCTTCGACCGCTTCCCCGGCCAGCCGGTGGTGGTCATGCCGAAGCTGGACGGGCTGTCGCTGGCCCTGGTCTACGAGGACGGCCGGTTGACGCGCGCGATCACGCGGGGTGACGGCACGACGGGTGATGACGTCACCTTCCTGGTGCGGGCGTTGACCGACGGGGTGCCCGACCGGGTGAACGCGCCGGGTCGGGTGGAGGTGCGGGGCGAGGCGGTGATGCTGCGCTCCACGTTCGCCGCCTACAACACCGCGCACCCGGACAAGCCGCTGATCAACCCGCGCAACGCCGCCGCGGGCACGTTGCGCGCGAAGGACCCGGCGGTGGTGGCCGAGCGGCGCCTGCGGTTCTTCGCCTTCGACCTCGACACCTCCGAGGGCGGGGCGGCGGCCGACCTGGAGCACGGGTTGCGCGCGCTCGGGTTCGGCGTCGCGGACATGCGGCACTGCGACGACGCGGAGGCGGCGCAGGCGGTGATCGGCGGGATCGAGACCGGGCGCAACGACCTGGACTACGACTTGGACGGCGCGGTGCTGCGGCTGGCGAACCGGGACGCCTTCGCCGCGGCGGGCACGCGGTCGAGTTCGCCGCGCGGGGCGCTGGCGTTCAAGTTCGCCGCCGAGGAGAAGACCACGGTGCTGGCCGACGTGGTGTGGGACGTGGGCAAGACGGGCAAGATCGCGCCGGTGGCGCACCTGGAGCCGGTGTTCGTGGGCGGCACGACGGTCACCAGGGCCACGCTGGCCAACCAGGAGGTGATCCGGGCCCGCGGGATCAGGATCGGCGACACGGTGCTGGTCCGCCGGGCGGGTGACGTGATCCCGTTCGTGGCCGGTGTGCTGGACGAGTCCAAGCGCACGGGCGAGGAGCGGGAGATCGTGCCGCCCGACGCGTGCCCGTCGTGCGGCCACGGGTTGACCGAGCAGGGCAACAGCCGGGAGCTGTTCTGCACCAACGTGGCCTGTCCGGCGCAGACCGTGCGGCGGTTGATCCACTGGGCGTCGCGAGCGGCGGCGGACATCGAGGCGGTCGGTCCGGTGTGGATCGAACGGCTCGCCGAGGCGGGGCTGCTGGAGAACCCGTCCGACTTCTACACCCTGACCAAGGAGCAGCTGCTGGAGTTCGACCGGATCGGCGAGACCTCGGCCGCCCGGATGATCGACTCCATCGCCGCGAGCCGTGCCGTGGGCCTGCGGCGGGCGTTGATCGGCCTGGCGATCCCGATGGCGTCGGAGGGCACCGCCACCCGCCTGTGCCGGGCGGGCTTCGGTTCGCTCGAAGAGGTGGCCGACGCCGGCGAGGAGCGCCTGGTGGCCGTCGAGGACATCGGCCCGAAGGTCGCCGCCTCGCTGATCGAGCACCTGACCCGGCTGCGGCCGGAGCTGGAACGGCTGCGCGAGCGGGGGGTGTCGCTGGACGTGCGGGAGGAGGACCTGCCGCCGGTGGTCGCCTCGGACGCGCCGCTGGCCGGGAAGACGGTGGTGGTCACCGGCGCGATCAACGACCCCCGTTCAGGTGAGAAGGTGCCCCGGCCCACGTTCCAGCGGCTGTGCGAGAAGGCGGGCGCGACCACCGCGTCCTCGGTGTCGGCGAACACCGATTACCTGATCACGGGGGCCGACGTCGGTGCGAGCAAGCTGACGAAGGCCGAGAAGCTGGGGGTGGAGGTGGTGGACCAGGGGGTGATCTGGCAGCAGCTGATCGCCGCCGGGATCGCCTAGCGCGCCGACCGGCCGCCGAACCCCGCGCCCGGTGGGTGGGCTCGGGGAGATGGACGTCGCGCGGCAGGGGGTGGGGCGGCAGGTCTGGCCGGTGGGTTTGGCCGGCGGCGGGGTTCAGGTGAGGCGGGTGGCGCGGTTGTCGGTGCGCAGTCGGTCGCGGCTCAGGGCGGGGCTGCCGCCGGGGGTGCCGGCGGCCAGGCCGGTGAGCTGTTCGCGGGCGCAGTCGGTGCTGGTGAACCGCGGTGACCAGTCCAGCTCGGTGCGCGCTCGCGACGTGTCCACCAGCGGTGACCGGGTGCCCACGTCGAACCAGCCCGGCGACATGCCGATCGCCCGCAGTCCCCACAGCAGGCCCACGGTCGAGCGCATCACGGTCGCGGGCACGGGCACCGCGCGGGCGTCCACGACCCGGGCGAGGTCGGCGGCGGTGAGGACGTCGGCGGCCAGGTTGTAGGCGCCCCGGCCGCGGCGGCGCAGGATTCGGACGATCGCGTCGCCCACGTCGTCGGCGTGCACCAGCTGCACCTTCATGCCCGCCGGGAGCGGGAGGAGCGGGAGCTTGCCGTCGCGCAGCAGGCGGATCAGCCACTGCGGCACCAGCGGGTCGAAGAACAGGGCCAGGAAGCTCGCCGAGGCCGCGCTCTGGGCGACCAGCGTCGGCCGGATCGAGGCGACGGCGGTGTCCGGGTTCTCCTCGGCGAACCGGCTCAGCGCCGCCTCGACCTCGGCCTTGCCCGTGCCGTAGACCGAGCCCGGGATGCCGGTGGCGGGCCAGCTCTCGGCCACCGGCCGGTCGCCCGCCGGGGCGTACACCGCGATCGACGACCCGTGCACGACCTGCGGCACGTTCGCCCGGCGCGCCGCCTCCAGCACGGCCGCGGTGCCCTTGTGGTTGGTGCGGTGCAGCCGTTCGCCCTGCCTGATCGGCTGGAACATCCACGCCAGGTGCACCACGGCGTCCGCGCCGACCATGGCCTCGTCCAGCACGTCGCGCGCGCTCTCCTCCCCCAGGTCGCACGACAGCCAGGTGACGCCGTCGAACGGCGGCACGTGGCCGGGCGCGCGCCGGCAGATGCCGACGACCTGGTGGTCTTCGCCGTCGGCGGCCAGCGCGCGCAGCACGCCGCTGCCCACGTTGCCCGAGGCCCCGGTGATCACGACTCGCACGGCGGGTTCTCCGTCCACTTGGGATCTCCCGCCGGGCTACCCGACCGGGAGGCGCCCAACCTCACCGGATCGGGTCACGCAGGCTGAGGCTCCACCGGCCGGTGCGCTCCACCGCGACGGGCGCCACCGCCACCGGTGGCCGCAGGCCGCGGCTGAGCAGCCGCAGGCGTTGACCGGCACGCCGGTAGAAGCGCAGCTGCACGCGCCGGCCGAACGCCCGCCACCCCCACCGCATCCACCACGGCGCGCGGGGGTGCAACTGCGAGTGACTGCGCGCGCTGAACTCCACCTCACCGGTCAGGTGATCCTTGACCAGTTCGTAGTCGACCCGACCGCGTTCCAGGTGACCTTCCAGCGTCTCGTAGCTCCAGCCCCACAGCGTCCGCTCGGCGGAGGCCTCGTCACGCACGTCGGTGACCCGGACACCCATCAGGAACCGCAGGCCGGGCAGCCTGGCCTGGAGCACCATGTCCCGGCCGAGCAGGTCGGACCCGGCCTCGTAGTAGGCCCGGATGATCTCGGGCGGGGTGAACTCGTAGTCCGCGACGAGCCTTCGTGCCCGCTGCCACAGGCCGTCGGGCTCGGGCGGTCCGGGCGCCTCCCGCCCCAGCTCGTGCCGGTGCACGTCGAACGTCCACCACGGCTCCCGGACCTCCGCCGGGTCGTAGTTGAGCCCACGCCCACGCAGCTCACGCAGCAACGGCCCGATCTCGGCCCGACCCGACAAGGTCACCCGCACGACGACTCCTCGACATCCCGGAGCACGTGGGCTACCCGCCCGCGCCCGCCTCAACCGGCCGGGCGCGGGAGCGCGGCGGGCGGTCGTTATTCGATCGCCGGCGCCCGGTCCGGTACGGCAACATCGATCGCGCCAAGGTGCCCCCGAAGGGAGTCGGATGGCTGCGCCAAGGTCTGGTGAAACCCCGAACAACCGCAAGAAGGCGGTGCTGCTCGCTTTACGCCTCTACAGCCGGGAGCTGTGGCGCCACCGGTCGCTCGGGGTGGGCGCGCTCGTGCTGCCCGCCCTCGGCAACACCTGCCTGCTCTACCTCGCGCCGCTGGCGGTCGGCGCGCTGGCGGGTCGGCTCGCGGGCGGTGGCGACACCGGTCTCACCGCCGTGCTGCCGTACCTGCTGGCGTTCGTCGGGCTGATGCTGTTCGCGGAACTGCTGTGGCGCGTCGGCGTGCACTGCCTGAACCGCACGGACGCGCGCGGCATCGAGCACCTGTCGATCTTCGGCATGGACGCGCTGCTGGCCAAGGACGCGGCGTTCTTCCACGACAACTTCGCCGGATCGCTCACCAAGCGGGTGCTGAGCTTCTCGGGCCGGTTCGAGGAGTTCGTGGACACGATGGCGTTCAAGATCGGCGGCAACCTGATCCCGCTGGGCTTCGCGTGCGTCGTGCTGTGGACCTACCACCCGCTGCTGGTCGTGGTGCTGCTCGGGCTGATCCTGGTCACCGGGTTCGTGGTCGCGCCACTCGTCCGCCGCCGCCAGCAGCTGGTCGACGAGCGCGAAGCCTCCTACGCGCGGGTGTCCGGCCACGTCGCGGACACGCTGTCGAACATGGAGACGGTGCGGGCGTTCGCCGCCGAGCGGCGCGAGGGCGCGGAGCACCGGGTCCGGACCGCCGAGAACCGGGTGCTGGCGCTGCGGTCGTGGGACTACGGCAACCTGCGCATCGACACCGTGGTCGCGCCGCTGTCCGTGCTGACCAACGCGCTCGGCCTGGCCGTGGCCGTCGGGGTCAGCGGTGGGCTCGGCGTGGAGGCGATCGTGGTGACGTTCGCGTACTTCACCAACGCGACGCGGATCATGTTCGAGTTCAACCAGATCTACCGGCGGTTGGAGAGCTCGCTCACCGAGGCCGCCCAGTTCACCGAGCTGCTGCTGGAACCGCCGACCGTGGTCGACCCGCCGGAGCCGGAACCGCTGCGCGTCAAGGACTCCCGAGTCCGGTTCGAGCGCGTGGTGTTCGCGCACGGCGGCGGCGAGCCGCTGTTCACCGGACTGGACCTGGACATCCCGGCGGGCACCCGGATCGGGCTGGTCGGTCGCTCGGGCGGCGGCAAGACCACGCTGACCCGGTTGCTGCTGCGGCTGATGGACGTCGACGGCGGGCGCATCCTCATCGGCGGCCAGGACATCGCGCGGCTGCGCCAGACCGACCTGCGCAGCCTGATCGCGTACGTGCCCCAGGACCCGGCCATGTTCCACCGGACGCTGCGCGAGAACATCGCGTTCGCCCGGCCGGGCGCGACCGAGGCCGAGATCCGCCGCGCCGCGCGGGCCGCCCACGTGGCGGAGTTCGCCGACGCGCTGCCCGACGGGTTCGACACGATGGTCGGCGAGCGCGGCATCAAGCTGTCCGGCGGGCAGCGGCAGCGGGTCGCGCTGGCCCGCGCCATCCTGCGCGACGCGCCCGTGCTGCTGCTGGACGAGGCGACCAGCGCGTTGGACTCGGAGAGCGAGGTGCTGGTCCAGGAGGCGCTGTGGCAGCTCATGGAGGGGCGCACCGCGCTCGTCGTGGCGCACCGGCTGAGCACCGTGGTGCGGATGGACCGGCTGATCGTGCTCGACCAGGGCCGGATCGTGGAGCAGGGCACGCACGCCGAACTGCTCGACGCCGACGGCGCGTACGCGAAGCTGTGGCGACACCAGTCCGGCGGCTTCCTGCACGAGGCGGACGAACCGGTGCCGTTCACGGCGTGACGCCCGGCGGGGGCCGGGTGGCTCAGGCGACGAAGACGCAGAACGGGTGGCCCGCCGGGTCGGCGTACACGTACAGCGGCTCGTCGGGGTCGTCGCTGCGGTCGCGCAGCAGCCGGCCGCCGAGTTCCAGGACGCGCCGGTGCTGCGCCTCCAGCTCCTCGACCGACGTCACGGTCAGGTCCAGGTGCAGTTGCTGCGGCGCCGGCCCGTCCGGCCAGGTCGCCTCCGGCAGGTCGTCGACCTGCTGGAACGCCACCTGCGCACCACCCGCGGGGTCGCGCAGGACCAGCCAGTCGACGCCGCTGTCGTCCTCGCCCGGCTCGTCGCCCGGCCGGTAGACCAGTCCCAGCAGTTGCCGGTAGAACTCGGCCAGCGCCCGGACGTCGGTGCTGTCCAGCACCACCTGCCGCAGCCGGGGCACGCTCTCCGCCACGTCACACCACCTCCGTGATCCATCTTCGCCGATCAGCCCCCGACGTGCACCGCGCCGGGCGCTGAGGGCCATGGGTCCGTGAACGCCCGGCGGGGCGCGTTGCCGCCGGCGTTTCGCCCGGGGTCGCCTCGGGAACCGGTTCGCTTGTGGATCGAGCAGTGGGGGTGGCGGTGGCCGAGGACGTCCGGCGGGCTCGTGATCAGGTGGACCGGGTGGTCGAGAAGCGGCCGGAAGCGGCTCCGGACGGGCAGGGCTTACCCCCGCGCCTCCTCCGGCGGGACCTGGGTCTCACGGTGGCGGCGGGGGTGCTGGACCTCTCGGCGGCGGCGGCGGCGGTGGCGCTCGGGCCGGACTCCGGGCTCACCACCATGACCGGCGTCGGGGTGGGCATGGTGGGCGCGAACGCGGTCATCGAGCGCTTCCAGGAGGTGCGCAGGCGCAACGCGGGAGCGGCACGCCTGCGCGAGCACGGCGCGGACGCGGCCGACACGCTGGCCGCCCTCCGCCACGACGCCCCCACGCCCCGCTGGGCGCTGGTGCTGTGGGCGGCCATCCAGCTGGCCCTGGTCGCCCTGCTCGCGGTGGTCGTGTTCCAGGCGTGGTCGACCGGACCGCTCGCGCAGGTGGTCGCGGTGGTCGCGGTCGCCTTCCGCCTCGCCGCCGGCGCGCTGAGCTACCGGTACTACGCCCGCAGGAACCGGTGGCTGCCGGACTTCGCGCGCGAAGAGGGCATCGCCCTCCCTCCCCTGCCGGAACAGT
This genomic window from Saccharothrix sp. HUAS TT1 contains:
- a CDS encoding bile acid:sodium symporter family protein; this translates as MNNSTVLLLFPITVAIIMLGLGLTLTLEDFRRVVKYPRAMVVCLVAQMLVLPAICLGLVVVFGLRPELAIGMMLLAASPGGSTASLYSHLFKGDLALNISLTAVNSVLAMFTLPVIVNLSVAGFLGADSSIGLQFDKVVQVFAMVLIPIAVGMAVRARFSNFAQRMERPVKILSVVVLLLMITSVISGLGEEVFAILGEVILVVVLFNLFSMSVGYFGPRLLRVGRRESIASAFEIGLHNATLSIAIGMSPTLLNNTEMAMPSVVYGFVMFITAALFGMVISRRVSAATTDQAVTPNRG
- a CDS encoding superoxide dismutase, giving the protein MKRLVPLVVVGLLATTVTPSASADSPRATGVAVTVARFATPDTATRAFTYDPALIAPGAAVVVVATPVRRSTKTLLTVYGLVPNRTYGAHAHQLPCGALPTDAGAHHQHVVDPDQPSVDPAYANPENEIWLDFTTDDRGRAVVGAVVPWRFADRRAGSVVVHAQRTATEPGKAGTAGPRVGCATVAF
- a CDS encoding RtcB family protein; this translates as MEQINERLVNWASILDPGTREQAEKTSRLPFIFPHLALMPDAHLGKGATVGSVIPTLGAIIPAAVGVDIGCGMIAVRTQFTADDFRSRPLAGLRVAIENAVPLSAGKYNTRLTGTARDRVDALAARAEQARFEPRDYAANWQLQLGTLGSGNHFIEVTLDEAGQVWLFLHSGSRGVGNKIAQKHIRIAHEQCERRWISLPDRDLAYLVEGEDEFWRYIREMRWAQEFAWLNREEMMDRVVDCVAEWTGRDVERREVVNCHHNYTEQETHFGKQVWLSRKGAINAEEGRPGLIPGSMGTASYVVVGKGNRVALNSSPHGAGREYSRTAARKAFNRDDLRQAMVGIEYRDTDAFIDEIPAAYKDIDVVMRDARDLVEVRHTLRQIVNVKGD
- a CDS encoding NAD(P)/FAD-dependent oxidoreductase produces the protein MTLELDKSYDVVVVGGGAAGLNGALMLARSRRSVLVVDAGAPRNAPAEGVHGLLARDGVPPSELLERGRAEVRGYGGRVVTGRVDAVTREGDALTREGDAFAVALADGRSVRARRLLVTTGLVDELPDVAGLRERWGRDVVHCPYCHGWEVRDQAIGVLATGPMAVHQALLFRQLSADVTFFAHTAPPTAEQAEQLAARGVDVVTGEVAALEVVGDRVVGVRLADGRVVGREVVAVATRMVARAGFLAELGLKPVEHPSGMGEHVPADPTGRTDVPGVWVAGNVTDLSAQVGASAAAGAAAGAQINADLVAEETRRAVDARRDPFSAESEARVAELVAGDRRHGL
- the argG gene encoding argininosuccinate synthase, which produces MSKVLTYLPAGEHVGIAFSGGLDTSVAVAWMREKGAVPCTYTADIGQYDEPDIASVPGRAAVYGAEIARLVDCRAALVEEGLAALACGAFHIRSGGRAYFNTTPLGRAVTGTMLVRAMLDDDVQIWGDGSTYKGNDIERFYRYGLLANPALRIYKPWLDAEFVGELGGRTEMSEWLLARDLPYRSSTEKAYSTDANIWGATHEAKALEHLGAGIEIVEPIMGVRFWDPSVEISTEDVTIGFDQGRPVTINGKEFSSAVDLVLEANAIGGRHGMGMSDQIENRVIEAKSRGIYEAPGMALLHAAYERLVNAIHNEDTLASYHNEGRKLGRLLYEGRWLDPQALMVRESLQRWVGMAITGEVTLRLRRGDDYSILDTTGPAFSYHPDKLSMERTEDSAFGPVDRIGQLTMRNLDIADSRAKLEQYAGLGMVGSRQSTLIGATPVTPTKLIGTMPEGGAEAIASRGEVPDDELLDHAALEAGND
- a CDS encoding 3' terminal RNA ribose 2'-O-methyltransferase Hen1, producing the protein MLLTLTTTHRPATDLSHLLHKHPERAQSFTTSSGVAHVFYPRADEEECTVALLLEVDPVALVRGPGSTLTQYVNDRPYVAGSLLTVALGSVFRTAMNGRSESRKEVADTPIPLTVHVPVLPHRLVERLFTPLGWTTTTTPVPLGDGSGEDSRYADVTLTGTLRLSDALKHLYVLLPVLDGDKHYWVSEDEVDKLLRAGEGWLGAHPDRELITTRYLMRRRPLVQSALSRLADVEEVEPEELDNALAEPEVSLAAQRRDAVLDQLRQAGARSVLDLGCGGGALLRALLENPEFTRVQGVDVSVKALATAERKLKVDRMSDRQRARLTLRQSSLTYADPELKGYDAAVLMEVVEHLDPDRLPALEHSVFAVARPRTVLVTTPNVEYNALFETLPEGRHRHSDHRFEWTRAEFGEWAGGVAQRRGYTVRHLPIGPVDAERGAPTQLAVFDLGDDN